In a genomic window of Helianthus annuus cultivar XRQ/B chromosome 10, HanXRQr2.0-SUNRISE, whole genome shotgun sequence:
- the LOC110885102 gene encoding uncharacterized protein LOC110885102 — MASTFIPSIFLLLITAINTVAVTAVPEHEYSSLLSALRNRGYHVFANAITTTDLYYDIISGGNFTFFAPIDSVLFTLDMSMSAADYTSTMRLHVVPHRLSFSDLRNLPYGLNSFSTLLPDHQIHVVNPMPLPLPIIVEGVYIAVPDLYTDVHVVVHGLESIIEFRSKNDTVNSTSIGENLAPDLAPTDVHRESYPPSPEVAVPVNALAPKSSVVTGIDTVASPVPVPQKSYVPFLSVPQPETRSESIIQSIQSPEPKSESIIQSNQSPEPKSESVIQSNQSPATKSESIVQSIQSPKPKSESVIQSQLSPEEKSESIVQTHQSPKSYFESITQPIEEHASIASRSRFIPQAIHHVSLAKKSIAAVEEFTPVDETIIDCPVTDDEREPLSIANIRRRDKYMRELYNPTEMTCAHE; from the coding sequence ATGGCGTCCACTTTCATCCCCTCAATCTTCCTCCTCCTCATCACCGCCATCAACACAGTTGCTGTAACCGCCGTACCGGAACATGAATACTCTTCGCTACTTTCCGCTCTCCGAAACAGAGGCTATCACGTCTTCGCCAACGCCATAACCACCACAGATCTCTACTACGACATCATCAGCGGCGGTAACTTCACCTTCTTCGCACCGATCGATTCCGTTCTCTTCACTCTCGACATGAGCATGTCCGCTGCCGATTACACCTCAACTATGCGTTTACACGTCGTTCCTCACCGCCTCTCGTTTTCAGATCTCCGGAACCTTCCGTACGGTTTGAATTCTTTCTCTACGCTTTTACCTGATCATCAGATTCATGTAGTGAATCCTATGCCGTTGCCGTTACCGATTATTGTTGAAGGAGTTTATATTGCTGTTCCTGATCTGTATACTGATGTGCATGTTGTTGTTCACGGTTTGGAAAGTATTATTGAATTTAGATCTAAGAATGATACGGTTAATTCTACTTCGATTGGTGAAAATCTTGCACCGGATCTCGCTCCGACGGATGTTCACCGCGAATCGTACCCGCCGTCTCCTGAGGTTGCAGTTCCGGTGAATGCTTTGGCGCCGAAATCTTCTGTTGTCACCGGAATTGACACCGTTGCATCTCCGGTGCCGGTGCCACAGAAGTCTTATGTGCCTTTTCTCAGTGTACCTCAGCCGGAGACTAGATCAGAATCTATTATTCAATCGATTCAGTCGCCGGAACCTAAATCTGAATCTATTATTCAATCAAATCAGTCGCCGGAGCCAAAATCGGAATCTGTTATTCAATCGAATCAGTCTCCGGCGACGAAATCTGAATCTATTGTTCAATCGATTCAGTCACCGAAGCCTAAGTCGGAATCTGTTATCCAGTCACAACTGTCACCGGAGGAAAAATCGGAATCTATTGTTCAAACGCATCAGTCGCCGAAGAGTTATTTCGAATCTATAACTCAACCGATTGAAGAACACGCATCGATAGCTTCGAGATCTAGGTTTATTCCTCAGGCAATACATCACGTTTCACTGGCTAAGAAATCGATAGCTGCGGTTGAGGAGTTTACTCCGGTGGATGAAACGATCATTGACTGTCCTGTAACAGATGATGAACGTGAACCGTTGAGCATTGCTAACATACGCCGTCGTGATAAATACATGCGTGAGCTCTACAACCCTACCGAAATGACTTGTGCACATGAGTAG
- the LOC110885103 gene encoding uncharacterized protein LOC110885103, which translates to MPSTSGYTMPFGTFRRSIMGIGNDHSHNQIHSMDVSGDSSSDFHCELGSFEHQVFRQFRTLSAASADELLSLDWVSKLLDAFTACQEDFKGILLKHESNLGKPPLDRFVTEFFDRSIRALDICNAVRDGIERIRLWNRHLEIVLSAFDSKSRNVMVEGQFRRARKALTDLAIIMLDDNKESTSLFSHRNRSFGRPNKGKDGQHKAGHSRSLSWSVPNSWSASKQLQLIANGLIPPKSHEISATNGLANVVYTMGFVLMFVLWALVAAIPCQDRNLQVHFSVPRQFSWGTPLNLLHIRIMDESKKRERKNSVGLLKEIYQMEKSVNLVTDLVDSVNQFPLTEEQKAEVQTCVQDVSQVCNAFKNGLDPLERQLREAFRKIMSCRTEGLEHLARAQS; encoded by the coding sequence ATGCCGTCGACTAGTGGCTATACTATGCCGTTTGGGACGTTTCGTCGGTCGATTATGGGGATTGGGAATGATCATAGTCATAACCAGATTCATTCGATGGATGTTAGTGGCGACTCGAGTTCCGATTTCCATTGTGAGCTTGGGTCGTTTGAGCACCAAGTGTTCAGGCAGTTTCGGACACTTTCTGCTGCTTCGGCTGATGAACTTCTGTCGCTGGATTGGGTTTCGAAGTTGTTGGATGCGTTTACTGCTTGTCAGGAAGATTTCAAGGGTATTTTGTTGAAACACGAGTCGAATCTTGGAAAACCGCCGTTAGATAGGTTTGTGACGGAGTTTTTCGATAGGAGTATTCGGGCGCTTGATATTTGTAATGCTGTGCGTGACGGGATTGAAAGGATTCGGCTTTGGAATAGACATTTGGAGATAGTTCTGAGTGCTTTCGATTCGAAGTCGAGGAATGTTATGGTGGAAGGGCAGTTTAGGAGGGCAAGGAAGGCTTTGACTGATTTGGCTATCATCATGCTTGATGATAATAAAGAATCAACATCTTTGTTTTCGCACAGAAACCGATCGTTTGGGCGCCCGAATAAAGGGAAAGATGGTCAACATAAGGCAGGACATTCGCGGTCTCTTTCTTGGAGTGTACCGAACTCGTGGTCAGCTAGCAAACAGCTTCAATTGATTGCTAACGGGTTAATCCCGCCTAAATCGCATGAAATCTCCGCCACTAATGGCTTGGCTAATGTTGTTTACACAATGGGGTTTGTCCTTATGTTTGTTTTATGGGCTCTGGTGGCTGCAATCCCGTGTCAAGATCGAAACCTTCAAGTTCATTTCTCTGTACCAAGACAGTTCTCATGGGGTACCCCGTTGAATCTGCTTCATATTCGGATTATGGATGAATCTAAAAAACGCGAACGCAAGAACAGTGTTGGGTTGTTGAAGGAGATTTACCAAATGGAAAAGTCTGTTAATCTGGTAACGGATTTGGTTGACTCAGTTAACCAGTTTCCATTGACCGAAGAACAAAAGGCGGAAGTACAAACGTGCGTTCAAGACGTGTCTCAAGTTTGTAACGCGTTTAAGAACGGACTCGACCCGTTGGAGCGCCAATTGAGAGAAGCGTTTCGCAAAATCATGtcgtgtaggaccgagggacttGAACATCTGGCCAGAGCACAATCTTGA
- the LOC110881698 gene encoding uncharacterized protein LOC110881698, with the protein MTTNLRKRNEERMKKNIENLVDDLKKVAEEVKVEEVKIFAKDTAEEEQKKEEDEKVAEIEKAVTVEQQVEGDKKKMENSVEVKVESSADVVGDVGTGEEEKSEDDQKQKEANTEVPITEIKSDSEVLNETVEQCKKCMEACSVCAQQNR; encoded by the exons ATGACAACAAATCTGAGGAAGAGGaatgaagaaagaatgaaaaagaaTATTGAGAATCTGGTTGATGATTTGAAGAAAGTTGCTGAGGAGGTCAAGGTAGAAGAAGTGAAGATTTTTGCAAAGGATActgctgaagaagaacagaaaaaagaagaagatgagaagGTAGCCGAGATAGAAAAGGCTGTTACTGTAGAACAACAAGTTGAAGGGGATAAGAAGAAGATGGAAAATTCGGTAGAAGTGAAAGTTGAAAGTTCAGCAGATGTTGTTGGTGATGTTGGTACGGGTGAAGAAGAGAAGAGTGAAGATGATCAGAAGCAGAAAGAAGCAAacaccgaggtgccaatcactgagaTAAAATCTGATTCTGAAGTCTTAAATGAAactgttgaacagtgcaagaaatgcatggaagcATGCAGTgtct gtgctcaacaaaACCGATGA